One segment of Solanum lycopersicum chromosome 1, SLM_r2.1 DNA contains the following:
- the LOC101245792 gene encoding LOW QUALITY PROTEIN: receptor-like protein kinase ANXUR1 (The sequence of the model RefSeq protein was modified relative to this genomic sequence to represent the inferred CDS: inserted 1 base in 1 codon), giving the protein MKFYTFLVIXTTFCSLLSKVYSLTNVTNSYSFVLSCGATSTATDADGRIWSPDSTYFPSSSGNSITSKAKYQDPSLISDIPYMTARIFKNQTTYSFPVSPKSRHWIRLHFYPSSYDNFNCSSSFFSVNIAGFTLLNNFSASITAQALTQAYIIREFTLVPLQTSTLNITFTPSSAYNDSFAFINGIEIVSMPKIFEPAPMVGFSDQTTETQASSMQTMFRLNVGGQYIPANNDSGLGRIWYDDAPYLVGASFGITSAANNSMKISYPSNLPNYIAPEDVYRTARTMGPNVDVNRNYNLTWIFQVDTNFTYLVRLHFCDFQMKRMNQRVFKVFLNNQTALEEADVIGWSSAQNVPAYKDFVIYQTGDDDMWVALHPIDETKAQFYDAILNGLEIFKINDTKGNLAGPNHVPSPPLAVADTDSQSKPAFASNKTSKKGIIVGSVAGMTAGLSIVVVVLACVKRRKNINNGGNKSSRGGWLPIYSSRSTETRTTISGKSSGSSHISNIGGGLCRYFTLAEIKQGTKNFDESRVIGVGGFGKVYRGEIDGRTMVAIKRANPSSEQGLHEFQTEIELLSKLRHRHLVSLIGACEENDEMILVYDYMANGTLREHLYKHNKPPLSWKQRLDICIGAARGLHYLHTGARYTIIHRDVKTTNILVDDKWVAKVSDFGLSKTGPNLQQTHVSTMVKGSFGYLDPEYFRRQQLTEKSDVYSFGVVLFEVLSGRPALNASLPKEQVSLADWALHCHRKNTTKELMDPHIKGEIIEECLKQFIDTAVSCLSDHGTDRPSMGSVLWNLEYCLQLQSDPDEPKMVAEQKANDAYAMHKELLTVAEEGKESAEDSTDTVFSQIVNPQGR; this is encoded by the exons ATGAAATTTTACACATTTTTGGTTA AAACCACATTTTGTTCCCTCTTAAGCAAGGTATATTCATTAACAAATGTTACCAATTcttattcttttgttttgtcTTGTGGAGCTACAAGTACTGCCACAGATGCAGATGGAAGGATTTGGAGTCCAGATTCTACATATTTCCCTTCATCTTCTGGTAATTCAATCACATCTAAAGCTAAATATCAAGACCCTTCATTGATTTCTGATATTCCTTACATGACTGCTAGAATTTTCAAGAATCAAACCACTTATTCCTTCCCTGTTTCTCCGAAATCTCGCCATTGGATTAGACTTCATTTTTATCCTTCTTCCTATGACAATTTCAATTGTTCCAGTTCATTCTTTTCTGTAAATATTGCCGGTTTTACTCTTCTAAACAACTTTAGTGCTTCAATCACAGCACAAGCACTAACACAGGCTTATATAATAAGAGAATTCACTCTTGTACCTCTCCAAACTTCTACACTTAACATAACATTTACCCCTTCTTCTGCGTATAATGACTCATTTGCGTTTATCAATGGGATTGAGATTGTTTCAATGCCTAAAATATTTGAACCCGCGCCTATGGTGGGGTTCTCAGATCAGACTACGGAAACACAAGCTTCTTCTATGCAAACTATGTTCAGGTTAAATGTTGGTGGACAGTATATTCCAGCTAATAATGACTCGGGCTTAGGGAGAATATGGTATGATGATGCGCCATATTTGGTTGGTGCATCTTTTGGTATCACGTCTGCAGCTAATAATAGTATGAAAATTTCATATCCTTCTAATTTACCTAATTACATTGCTCCAGAGGATGTTTATAGGACAGCACGAACGATGGGGCCAAATGTTGATGTTAATAGGAATTATAATCTGACTTGGATCTTCCAAGTTGATACAAATTTTACTTATCTTGTGAGGTTACATTTCTGTGattttcaaatgaaaaggatGAATCAGAGGGTGTTTAAGGTATTTCTTAATAATCAGACTGCTTTAGAAGAAGCTGATGTGATTGGGTGGTCTTCTGCTCAAAATGTGCCAGCATACAAGGACTTTGTAATATATCAAACTGGTGATGATGATATGTGGGTAGCTTTACATCCTATTGATGAGACGAAGGCCCAGTTTTATGATGCAATCCTCAATGGATTAGAGATTTTTAAGATCAACGATACAAAGGGGAATTTGGCAGGGCCTAATCATGTGCCATCACCACCCCTAGCAGTTGCAGACACTGATTCTCAGTCAAAACCAGCATTTGCATCAAACAAAACTAGTAAGAAAGGCATAATAGTTGGTTCGGTGGCAGGAATGACAGCTGGACTTAGTATCGTTGTTGTTGTACTTGCTTGTGTCAAGCGAAGGAAGAATATAAACAATGGAGGGAATAAGTCTAGCAGAGGTGGTTGGTTACCTATTTATAGTTCTAGGAGTACAGAAACTAGAACAACTATCTCAGGTAAAAGCAGTGGCAGTAGTCACATTTCCAACATTGGTGGAGGCCTTTGTAGGTACTTCACCTTAGCTGAGATAAAACAAGGTACAAAGAATTTTGACGAGTCACGAGTTATTGGAGTTGGAGGATTTGGTAAAGTATATAGAGGAGAGATTGATGGACGGACTATGGTTGCTATTAAGAGAGCAAACCCTTCTTCTGAACAAGGTCTTCATGAGTTCCAAACTGAGATAGAATTGCTTTCAAAACTTAGACATAGACATTTAGTCTCACTGATTGGGGCTTGTGAAGAGAATGATGAGATGATATTAGTCTATGATTACATGGCTAATGGGACATTGAGAGAGCACCTTTACAAGCACAACAAGCCACCCTTGTCGTGGAAGCAAAGGTTGGATATTTGTATCGGTGCAGCCAGAGGTCTTCACTATCTTCACACTGGTGCAAGGTACACTATCATCCATAGGGATGTGAAAACTACAAACATTTTGGTGGATGACAAGTGGGTGGCGAAAGTTTCTGATTTCGGGCTTTCGAAAACCGGACCTAATCTCCAACAAACTCATGTTAGTACAATGGTGAAAGGAAGTTTTGGATACTTGGATCCAGAGTATTTCAGAAGACAGCAACTGACAGAAAAGTCTGATGTCTACTCTTTTGGGGTTGTCCTATTTGAAGTATTGTCTGGAAGGCCAGCTCTAAATGCTAGTCTTCCAAAGGAACAAGTCAGTCTAGCAGATTGGGCATTACACTGCCATAGGAAAAATACTACCAAGGAACTTATGGACCCACATATTAAAGGGGAGATTATAGAAGAATGTTTGAAGCAATTCATCGATACAGCAGTGAGTTGTTTGTCTGATCACGGAACTGATCGTCCTTCAATGGGTTCAGTGCTGTGGAATCTTGAGTACTGCCTTCAGTTGCAAAGTGATCCTGATGAACCAAAAATGGTGGCGGAACAGAAAGCTAATGATGCCTATGCTATGCATAAAGAGTTGTTAACGGTTGCAGAAGAAGGTAAGGAGTCGGCGGAGGACAGCACGGACACTGTCTTCTCACAAATTGTAAATCCACAAGGTAGATAG